One Osmerus eperlanus chromosome 2, fOsmEpe2.1, whole genome shotgun sequence genomic window, TGACCCTGCCAaattaatcacacacacacaccatagaatGAATGTAGATGTGAATATACTTCCCACTCTATACCATGCCATGATAATCACTtaatcatacagtactgtgcatgcTCCTCTTTATTTTACCGTTGTTGTTTTGGGCTACAGCCTGCAGGTTGATCATCATGGTGTTTCCCTTGGCTGAGAGAGTTGTGTTATCCCCTCCTTCAGTTTCAGGCCCAACAGCTTGAAGACTGATATCTGACACCCCACATGCAAGGACAATATGATCAGTGTCCCACCCTTATGAGTATCTATAGGTTTGGTGTGTAACCCAAGTCCTACCTATTTCGTTTGTCGTTAGTTTTATGTTGGTCTGGTTCTGGGTTGGATCCACCAAGGCAGACACCAGACGCGCTGAGATCCCTAGGATCAAACTGCCAGTGTTtgcttttacagatgcactcgCTGTCCGACTTTTCTTGGAGTCATCCTTAACTCCAGACACCTCCTAAGAGAATGAATAGATGGATGAatagatggatgaatggattaATGGATAATacagagaaacaaacaaacgaGTACATGAGCTAATCCTTGATGCCGTTTCAGTAATACAATGAAATGACGATGAGATGGTAGAAAGGTAGACAATGGTAGACAATACCAGGGTAGCAGAGAAGCCGTTAGTCACTGtctgcagagagaaaaacaatgaGAAAGGAATATGTGAAAATGTAACAAGAATGTATTGCACCTAGATACCAATTAGCATAGTGAGTATGCCATCACtgatgctgtgtctgctgtcaaAGTGCTTGACTGCCCTCAGGTCATCACCTATttacaagtacatttacagtAGAACACTCCAAAGACTGACCCCGGCTGGTAGGATGGTGTCAGAGTTGTTTTGTAGCTCTTGGTCCATATTATTGAGGAAGTAGGTCTCCTTAGTCTGGCCCTGTGGCATAGATAcagattgtttttttgttttttttaatcactTCCATTCTAATTAGTGACAAGCCTTTTTTTTCTGTCACAAAACTGGATAGGTAGACTTTTTCCCCTTTACACAGCTTAGACCTATCCATTCAAATCCAATGAGTGATTACTCAAAACAGGCGACAGAGGGTTGCAATGggattttaatgtatttatttgaacATCCTCACCTCAAGTATGGTATTAGTGTTAAATGCATTAGTAAACCATACTAAACATGATTTAAAAACAAGACAAGATCAAACGTAAAAAAAGACTCACCTCTGGCGGATTCAGACGGTCCAGAATTTCCTGAACACCTGTTGGATGTGAATGGAACATTTGGAGGGAAATGTGAGGGCAGGAATTCTCGTTACAGATGTGTCAAGGACTCACAGTCCAAGAGTACGACACATTGTTAAAAACATATCACTAACACAGTACAATTGGCCTTCATCTGAACCACAAAGCCAGCAATGCTAGCAAAGCACAAAACTCAAATCAAAACATGTATCCTCTTGGCATTCACTGAGACTCATttaatgtatgagtgtgtatgtggttagTTAGAGGTGGCAAGGATTATGTTAACATCAACCACTCACTCTGACACACTGAAATGTCCATCTCCCACATGAGTCCGGTGGAGGGGAAGTAACCATCCTGACAGGAACAATAGAAGGTTCCGGGAACATTATCACACACAGAAGCTTGACCACATAGGCCCGGAGTCTCACCACACTCATCTATGTCTATAGAagaagaacacaaacacacacacatacacgccagTCAATATGGAACATGCCGAATAGGAAATATATCAAATATAGGATTTAATGTATTGCTGAcacagaaaaaaataataaacacacattaagacacacacagtaatagTTTACAAACCTAGGCATGGGTTCAAGATGCTAGATATAAAGTCTGGGTTGGTCTCACGGAAACCAAAGTTGCAGGTACAGGTGTATGCCCCAATAGAGTTGGTGCAGTTGGCATCAGGACCACAGATGGTGGTGTTTGTCACACACTCATCAAGGTCTGTAAGAGTAAAATACAAGGCACTGATCATGCTACGTTGGACATATTGAGTAATGATATAGGCAGCCATTCAATATGTCCTAGGTACCAAGATTATTGACTAGTTTATTAAAGTTGCCATCTGTTGTATATACCAAGCATTTATGGAAGAATAAACTAAATAAGGAAACTGGTTAGCTAGCATTAAAGAGACATGTACCTTGGCAGATGTTGGTCTGGCTTGGTTCTGCTTCTAGGTTGGTAGGTATGTATCCCTGTAGACAGGCACAGCTATGGGCTCCAGGTGTGTTGGTACAGATGGAGTCTGGGCCACAGATGGTTGAGTTGAAACACTCGTCAACATCTGTGGAGAAGAACATTTAGCTCCCAACTGCATTGTTCTTTGATAGAATGAAGAGAACGTTTGAATTGTTGGACATGGAATCAGCAGCACACGGTTGGTTGACAGTGATTAGCAATGAAGTACAAGTTTAAACTTAACATTGAACATTGTCTGACTGTAAGAACGATGTAGACACCTAGACATTCCGTGATGTTTTTGTTGATGCTGTAGCCATCATTGCAGGAACAGATGTAACTCCCGATGTTGTTTGTACACATTCCATTCGTGCTACAGATGCCAGTGGAACACTCATCTAAATCTGTATGAGAAAAAAGAGGTGGGCAGTGTTTACTGTACAGTAGGAATATTTGTTCTGGTTTAAGACAATTCAggtttgtttgcgtgtgtgtaagggacagagtgagtgagtgagtgagtgttagtcagtcagtcagtcagtcagtcagagtaATTCTCATTCAAGGTTCCTTCAATCTGGATTCTCAGGGAGATACTGTACATTCTAAACTGTACCTTGGCAGGCGTTGGAGTTGCTTGGCTCTAACAAGGGGTTGCTAGGTGTGTATCcctgcagacaaacacagctATATTTTCCAGGTGTGTTGGTGCAGTTGGAATAAGAGCCACATGCTGAAGTGGTATCCACACATTCATCTATGTCTGTAGGAAAAGGTTAGGATTAAATCATGCCTCTTACTTTCCAGATGACATTTACAGCTGCACTGTTAAAATGGCAGAAGAATCAATTCAAGTTGCTAGTAAAGTGTTAAAAACACCTTAATTGTATCATAGTTATTAGAAATACAGCAAACTCTTGATTCTCAAATCAAAGCATGATACTGTATGTTTCTGTCATGTCTCACGTGTTTTTACTCAGTACTGGTTGCCACCTCTATATCTGTCTGCTTGGGACAGTCTAGTAGGCGTTCTACCACCACAGTGAGACATTACAATGATACGAGTTAAGAGTGACTACAGGTCATCAACAGCTAAAACAATTGCTACATCTAACTGCAATTTCGTTTATTCATCATTAGGACAAGCCCTCAGTTATTTTAAACTGTACTATGACAAAACTGATATTATGACTGTCTTCTTTGTGCTTATAGGTCATCATGAATACTCCTTGTCTCTGGACATCTTGAAACACATTTTGCCCCATTTCCCAGTCATGAATTTAGATTAGGTCTGATCTCCAAATATATGATTGAGAGGTTATTCACAGTTCAGTTTACCTTGGCAGCCATAGGACTCATTTGTAGGTTTGTGGGTTGGGGGAATTTTGTAGcccgaaacacaaacacaacctccCTCAGCTGTGCACTGTGCTAAAGGACCGCAGGAGTCTTCAGTGCAGTTACTGTGAACTGGACAGACAGAGCGGGTTACACCTTTACACGTGACACCTTTAAACTCCTTTTTTTATACTTTGGAGATACACGCCACATTTCAAATGTAATTATAACGAACAACTAACAATCCACATTCTAAAATGTCTCTGTCTCAAAGCTAAGTATATTACTTTGTGTCAGCCTCGAGGCAAATATACGATGAATCATCCTGACCCCTTGTTGTTATACTATTCAATTTTAAATTCAAATAGATTGTATTCATTCTTATACTCCTATTACAATTTATGCTTTATATCAAATGTAATTGTATTATAATACTTACAGATCACAAAAGCCATGGAATGGTAGCTGTGCTGAGTGGGCATAAACACATAGAATCCTCCTGGACAGAGCACCATTTCAATCTGGTTTGCAACATGACAACAGTACCCGGAATTTGGGTAACGAGATGAACATGCACTACCCACTGTTGATGATTCAGACTGAGATGTGGGAGGGACGAAGTTCAGATACAGGGGATAACTTGTGCCTCCcagattatttgcaacacattttctgATAATTTGGTCTCCTCCAATCCCAACGAAGCGCCACCATTTATTCAGTAGACCAGCATCATCTTCGGTGTTAACAGGGATCTCGGTGTAGGCTAAGTTACGGTGTGGTTCAGATATATTAAGGTAGCCGTCACAGCTGCCTGGGTGCAATGACCAGATTCAATAGATTAATATAAATTCATATGAAATATTGCTTTGTAAAAAGTACTACATGAAGACAAATGCTATGCCAAGACTATAAAAGGCTGACACTGGCCATCATGagcttttcctcttctcttaaCGCTTCCCTAgaaatctttctttttttgtgccAGAACTTTGGTAAAATGTAGTAATTTTTCATTTGTCTTACAACTGAACACCACCTACACAACAACTGTTTAAACACAACAGATTTAAACAAAGTTGTTGACTACTTTCAGCAACTACAAGAATTGATTGAAGAAACATTTAGATTTTCATTTCAAACAAGATAAAGGTAAATCTACACTTATTTAATCAAATCTTACCACTGGGAAAAACATCACGGGCAGACAGATACCCTAAAGTAAAAGAAAAGTTCAGGTGACAAAATACTCTGTAACTACGGCAGGCATAAAACTCAATAAAATATATACGGTATGGGGGTCTGTGAAAGAGAATACAATACAAATGTTCTTACAACTGCACACCACCAACTGTTTAATCACAACAGATTTAAACAAAGTCGTTGGCTGCTTTCAGCAAGTACAAAAATGTATCTTACCAGGGGCAGGGATAAACAGAAACCCTAAAGAGAAAGATACACTTTGTTATGGACACAGTCATTTCCTCACTGTAAGGTTCAGTTTAAACATATAGCATTTGTTAAATGTTTTGGGACATCAAAATTATTCGACTACCAAGAACAGTCTGTCATGAGTAGTAGACCTATAGACCAATAAAGGTGTAATATGTTTACCGGTCAAATACTATTTGCTAGAAACTTTGGTTGGATTAAGGCCTGGAACTACAAGTGGTTCTTATATTTTTAGTAGGAACAATAACAAAAACAGTAAATTAAAGCATTGTTGAAAATTAACCCCAAAGAATTTAAAGAATAGTAACTTCTGGAATTCACTCACCCAGGAATAGAGATAAAACACAGTATGTCATCTTAACAGATCCCTCTTGAAACCATGAATACACGAACACTCAATTCACCTGAGCCATACATCACAGGATTTGCACAGTATCCAAAACTCTGTTTTTAGAAGGTTTGAGACATATGCAAACCATCTGACTCAGGTTGAGAACAAACAAGATAACACAACAAATCAACACATTTAGAGATGAGAGGGAAAGGAAGCTCTACAAGTGCATATTTTTAGAGGTGTCTGAAGGAGTCACAGGGATCACTTTGTTTTTTAAGGGAGCTTATTTTGTAGTATCAGATAACTGGTGATGTAGATGAGGCCCTTGAGATCAGGAAGAAACTAGGAGCTACAATAAAACTAAGGACCAAAGAGTTGCTACTGAATTAAGCCACAGCAACACCTTAGAGCTTCACAGAAAAAACACAAATACTCATATTTGCCTGAATGAGTCATGGATAAAATGCTCCATGCTTCATTCAAAGCAAACCATCCATATAACCAGCTGTCAGTGTAGGCCACATTTCAACATAAATTGCCTCTTTGGTCTCCTTGTGGAATTCAAGGGAGGATACAATCTTAAATATACCAGAATGTCACAAATGGTCACCAAAAGACAGCTTCTCTCTTTTTAAACATCATCAAGTGAGATTTTCAATACACAGCCATGATGTTCTGCTCATAATCCCTCTATACTCTTGGGACACATTAGAGACACATAGGTGACAGGGTATAGTCACACACCTTATGCAAGTGACCCCATAACATCATGCACGTGTTATGCTATGTGCCATAGAAATGCATTGACTTAACTTGTGTAATGCAAATTTCATAAGAATTTTCAGCATTGCCTCATTGAGCTGCAAGCAACCATGACCCATATGTGTCTGTCGGTGTTGTCCCTGTGAAAAGGTCCCACCATTACAGTATAAGATACCTATATCAAACATGTGAGAATAAATGTATAATAGCAAATAACTAGTAGATTACCTgggatatatacatatatatattaccTGGGGAATATGTAAGATGATTGTGTTGCAGCAACTACAAGGACACAGGTGTAAGAAATAGCCACTGATAAATGTGTTAAGGATATTACTGGTGAGTTTCATGAAGAATGTCATCAATTCAACAGGTTGTCATTTGTTTTTTGAtggatttacattacatttgaaaGGAAAACACAAATTTGGTTCCACGAAAGCTACAGCTACAGCgcacagggttagagttagCCCTAGTTAGATGTTGAAATGTCAAACAACATATGCAAACTGTACAATATTTCGACAAGACCAACTCAAAGACCAAACTAAAGGTTCCAGACATTACAACCTAGTTGAAAATAAACACTGCATTAAACAGATCATGGGGTTTCTATTACTCTTGTGTAGAATATCTAAGATGGTAGAAGTGACAAGAAAAAGactggagaaagaaaaaagagcctTGCTCAGATTTACAGCCATTTGTCTTGTAAAGCTGACATGCTCTGATGAACTGTAACTTCCATGTAAATAGCTTGCTCTGAAAACATGGAAAATAAAGGCATGGACAGCAGCATCGGTTTAACGGAATTGGGGCCTGGCAGGAATGAGTGCgcattgttttctttttcttcttattTTCCTCTTCCATTTAGTTGTCATGTTGGGTAAAGAACGTCTGAATTGTGAATTAAATGAACTTTTGTACAAATCTTTGTGTTAAGTATTATCTCATTTTGTCACTTGGTGTGTTAAAAATAGCTCAAAATGGAACGAGGAATTCATTGCTTTTGGTTTGGTTTTCTAGAACGGGCAGCAAAACTTAGGACCAATATGCAAGCACCATGTTTCCAGTCGACGACATTAGATTAGACGAACCGATCAGCAGAAGCGGATGAAGTGCATACAGACAGCCATATGATTAAACTAGAAAATAATTTGTCTAACGTCAACATAGGGATTTACATTTGTAAGTATATTTAGCTAAGGTGAGTCAATATTACAGGACAGCATATCATATTAGAAGGCGATGCACATTTAATGAATGGTTCAGAAACAAGCGTTATTAGCGAGTTAGCTTAGCAATTGACATCAAAGGCTAAGAATCAGCCTGCAATGCAGCTCAACCCATTTTAAGAAAGTATATTTAGACTAGCTATTTGTATGAATTGGCTTGTAGCACTTTGCTCTCTACCTTACCATCATAGCACTTACGCATTTTGCATGATCCACATATTATATTTTGAACTCAATCTCTACAGTAGTGGTTCTTTGCTGCATTTCAGTTCACCGTGTACTAGATTAGTTGTGAAACTATCCGTCTACTTCTTTTCTAACCTgaatattgttattgttgtaaaTGTCTTGCTTTTTAAGGCTACCGGTGACGCCACCATCTCTGTCCACAAACCATCATGACTTCACTAGTGAGTGTGTTTCGTGAAAAAGTCGTTTCCTTTTTCTTTGTTGGAGATAATGTTAAGGGGTGGCTATTTTCTTATGAAGCATCTTGCTAACAACTCAAACAGCTGTATCAACGTTGTGGTAAGCCCCTGTAACTTGCTCCCCTCCAATAATTTGAGGCTAAGGCTCAAGAGCCATTTTCATGGTCTTGGACGCTATTGATTTCCTTTGGGGTCTTAATATAGCCTAGTTtatcaagttttttttttgtaaggcCAAAGCCTAATATTACTGGAATTTTCCCCTACGAAGCTGATCACAAATCTCTGACTGTGTTCAACAGGGAAGCAGCAGTTCCTCCTCCACAGAGTATGTCGTCAGAGTCCCCAAGTGAGTACCATCCCACTTAGGAATGCAAGCAGCTTGTGGTGACCACGGAGAGCTACGGCGGAAGAGTGCATGGAAATAGGGTCTGACAGCTTGGTCGGCAGTTCTATGTACTGGGGTGCAGGTTTTTGTTCACTAAAAAGGATTGAACAGAAAAGGCCAAAACTGAATTAACAAAGGTTTTTGCTCTTGGAGAGAATTGGCTACTTCTTCCACAACTCATCGCCTTAATTGTACTGGAACTGTGAACAATTTACAGAGTGGAGTTTAGTTGACACATAAAACAGAATTGTCGGAGTCTGGCTCTCACCTTCGCCTTGCCTCCCTTTTTTGAGGGAGCTGGCCTCTTTTCTCACTTTTTCAGTTACCTTGTGAGTTTTTTCATCTGTGTCCCTTTCACTCCGATCTTGTGGGGAAAGGCATGTAGACGCGGGCCCTCTTAAGCGCCTGTgccgctgtccatggtgctgcttGGGCCATGGCACCCCCTTCCCACTC contains:
- the LOC134011231 gene encoding adhesion G protein-coupled receptor E1-like, whose translation is MVLCPGGFYVFMPTQHSYHSMAFVIFHSNCTEDSCGPLAQCTAEGGCVCVSGYKIPPTHKPTNESYGCQDIDECVDTTSACGSYSNCTNTPGKYSCVCLQGYTPSNPLLEPSNSNACQDLDECSTGICSTNGMCTNNIGSYICSCNDGYSINKNITECLDVDECFNSTICGPDSICTNTPGAHSCACLQGYIPTNLEAEPSQTNICQDLDECVTNTTICGPDANCTNSIGAYTCTCNFGFRETNPDFISSILNPCLDIDECGETPGLCGQASVCDNVPGTFYCSCQDGYFPSTGLMWEMDISVCQSVQEILDRLNPPEGQTKETYFLNNMDQELQNNSDTILPAGTVTNGFSATLEVSGVKDDSKKSRTASASVKANTGSLILGISARLVSALVDPTQNQTNIKLTTNEIDISLQAVGPETEGGDNTTLSAKGNTMMINLQAVAQNNNGSAAAVFMTINRMESLLSHSFFETENQTEMYSDVITATLPKTNKTQLSQPVNFTIQHKRRLSESDLVTCVYWEKKSVEKEGIAGGEEVKMFWSVEGCWVAFSDENYTVCSCSHLSTFALILQTGKVAVEDPFIEWVNKVCVCIGLVFLALAILTFLLCSWNPKINNTARLHLCICLFLTHLLLLLDKAYVDSKLICKAMAGLLHFLVVASFVWMLLEALQLYLLVRMLSRVQVIQRDGLPRPYLYLIGYGVPTVIVGVSAWVNSGGYGTPTKCWLSNQKYFSWALTGPVIAVLAMNWILFCVTLWSLRPTLVSMRSDVSQSKDTRLIVFKILAQFIILGCTWILGFYQTSTFSQFLFILLNSQQGTFLYIVHCLFNKEVREEYYRFITCSSGSASIHGSVKETPSTSEDLDKTGEKKDTAKD